A section of the Thermostichus vulcanus str. 'Rupite' genome encodes:
- the glgP gene encoding alpha-glucan family phosphorylase, which yields MKPLRTFKVTPYLPAALESLRFLAYNLHFSWNVETRNVFSRMDPDLWDRCAHNPIALLGEIRQERLDELAEDPGFLAQLERATQQLHSYLQKDTWYRKHRAAHAVEGECYAYFSAEFGLADCLPIYSGGLGVLAGDHLKAASDLGLPLVGVGLLYQKGYFRQYLNPDGWQQERYPINDFFNMPLELQKDPEGKEIRIEVDYPNRKVLARIWKVNVGRVPLYLLDTNIEPNSQYDQDITDELYGGDQDLRIHQEIMLGIGGVRALRALGIRPTVYHMNEGHSAFLAVERMRLLMAEQGLSFEEAWQVAKSSQMFTTHTPVPAGIDLFPPDKIDYYLGSYYSQLGLSRERFLALGRENTGDFQSPFSMAVLAINMASFVNGVSKLHGAVSRKMFSRLWPGIPLEEVPITSITNGIHTRTWVGEEYQALYDRYLGPDWPEAPPSDPLWQKVDRIPDSELWRIHERSRSRLVSFTRERLMAQLHKRAASNIEVQRASEALNPEILTIGFARRFATYKRATLLLRNPDRLKALLNHPKYPMQFIFAGKAHPRDTPGKELIRQIVQLSRQPEFRQHLVFIEDYDMHVTSMMVAGVDVWLNNPLRPREASGTSGMKAAANGGQNLSILDGWWDEADYYQTGWPIGRGEEYEDRAYQDEVESNALYDLLEQEVAPAFYQVSSDGLPHQWIQRMKQSIRLNAPLFSTQRMVQEYAERAYIPLSNYFDRMRSENFESARRFTRWQNHLQENWYGIQVLGVQIEHPQGTLAKSGVQDSQQGCQTVMARDPLTITVEVRLGSLQPQDVVLQAYQGPVDDTGHIQQGQITPMHYVQTVEDRAIFSGQIRYDASGLQGLALRVMPFHPDMHDPYEMRLMLWA from the coding sequence ATGAAGCCGTTACGTACCTTTAAGGTTACCCCTTACTTACCCGCTGCTCTGGAAAGTCTGCGCTTCTTGGCCTACAACCTGCATTTCAGTTGGAATGTCGAAACCCGTAATGTATTTAGCCGTATGGATCCCGATCTATGGGATCGCTGTGCCCACAATCCGATTGCTCTTTTGGGAGAAATCCGGCAGGAACGGCTGGATGAGTTGGCAGAGGATCCCGGCTTTTTGGCTCAGCTGGAACGGGCAACTCAGCAGCTCCATAGCTATTTGCAAAAAGATACCTGGTATCGCAAGCACCGGGCTGCCCATGCTGTAGAAGGCGAATGCTACGCCTATTTTTCCGCCGAGTTTGGCCTGGCAGATTGCCTACCTATTTACTCTGGGGGCTTAGGGGTTTTGGCTGGGGATCACCTGAAAGCCGCCAGTGACCTCGGCCTACCTTTGGTGGGGGTGGGTTTACTTTACCAAAAAGGCTATTTCCGCCAGTACCTGAACCCGGATGGCTGGCAACAGGAACGCTACCCCATCAACGACTTTTTTAATATGCCCCTGGAATTGCAAAAGGATCCCGAGGGCAAAGAGATTCGCATCGAGGTGGACTACCCCAACCGTAAGGTGTTGGCGCGCATTTGGAAAGTGAATGTGGGCCGGGTACCTCTCTACCTGTTGGATACCAACATTGAGCCCAACAGCCAATATGACCAAGATATTACCGATGAGCTGTACGGCGGCGACCAGGATCTGCGCATCCACCAAGAGATCATGCTAGGGATTGGCGGGGTGCGGGCCTTGCGCGCCCTTGGGATCCGCCCCACCGTCTACCACATGAACGAGGGACACTCCGCTTTTCTGGCGGTGGAACGGATGCGCCTGTTGATGGCTGAGCAGGGGTTGAGCTTTGAAGAGGCCTGGCAGGTGGCCAAGTCCAGCCAAATGTTTACCACCCACACCCCTGTGCCTGCGGGGATCGACCTGTTTCCCCCCGATAAAATTGACTACTACCTCGGCTCCTACTACAGCCAACTGGGCCTGAGTCGAGAGCGCTTTTTGGCTTTGGGTCGGGAGAACACCGGCGATTTTCAGTCGCCCTTCAGCATGGCGGTGCTAGCCATCAACATGGCCTCTTTTGTGAATGGGGTGAGCAAGTTGCACGGGGCGGTCTCCCGCAAAATGTTCAGCCGCCTTTGGCCGGGGATCCCCTTAGAAGAAGTGCCCATCACCTCCATCACCAACGGGATCCATACCCGTACCTGGGTGGGGGAAGAGTACCAAGCGCTTTATGACCGCTACTTAGGCCCCGACTGGCCAGAAGCTCCCCCTTCCGATCCGCTGTGGCAGAAGGTGGATCGCATCCCGGACAGCGAACTGTGGCGGATCCACGAGCGCAGTCGCTCCCGGCTGGTCAGCTTTACCCGCGAACGCCTGATGGCGCAGTTGCACAAACGGGCCGCCTCTAACATCGAAGTGCAACGGGCTTCCGAAGCTCTCAACCCAGAAATCCTCACCATTGGCTTTGCCCGCCGTTTTGCCACCTACAAACGAGCCACCCTGCTGTTGCGGAACCCGGATCGTCTCAAGGCGCTGCTGAATCATCCCAAGTACCCGATGCAATTCATCTTTGCCGGTAAAGCTCACCCCCGCGATACACCCGGTAAGGAGCTGATCCGCCAAATTGTGCAGTTGTCGCGACAGCCGGAATTTCGGCAGCACTTGGTGTTTATCGAAGACTACGACATGCATGTCACCAGCATGATGGTGGCGGGGGTGGATGTATGGCTGAACAACCCCCTGCGCCCGCGGGAGGCCAGTGGCACCAGTGGTATGAAGGCTGCCGCCAATGGTGGACAAAACCTGAGCATTTTGGATGGCTGGTGGGATGAGGCGGACTACTACCAAACCGGCTGGCCCATCGGTCGCGGCGAGGAATACGAGGATCGAGCCTATCAGGATGAGGTGGAATCGAATGCCCTCTACGATTTGCTGGAACAAGAGGTTGCCCCGGCTTTCTACCAGGTCAGCAGCGATGGTTTACCCCATCAGTGGATCCAGCGCATGAAGCAGTCGATTCGCCTCAACGCCCCACTGTTTAGTACCCAACGGATGGTGCAGGAGTATGCCGAACGAGCCTACATTCCTCTGAGTAACTACTTCGACCGCATGCGCAGCGAAAACTTTGAATCTGCCCGTCGGTTCACCCGCTGGCAGAACCATCTCCAGGAGAACTGGTATGGCATTCAGGTGCTAGGGGTGCAGATAGAACACCCACAGGGCACTCTGGCCAAGTCTGGGGTGCAAGACAGTCAACAAGGCTGTCAAACCGTGATGGCGAGGGATCCCCTAACCATAACCGTCGAGGTACGACTGGGATCCCTGCAGCCGCAGGATGTGGTTTTGCAAGCCTACCAGGGGCCTGTGGATGATACCGGCCACATTCAGCAGGGGCAAATCACCCCGATGCATTACGTGCAGACGGTTGAGGATCGGGCGATTTTCTCGGGACAAATTCGCTATGATGCCAGCGGCTTACAGGGGTTGGCATTGCGGGTGATGCCCTTCCATCCGGATATGCACGATCCCTACGAGATGCGGTTGATGCTCTGGGCCTAG